CTAAAACAGCGGAAGCTGTTTTACTTTCAGCTTACGGTTTGTCTTCCTCTTCCAGACAAACCGTATCGTTTTGTCTGGTGAACAGCCAACAGCTTCATGGTTCTTCCTTTTTCCAAACGAAACAGTCTGCCCCGCTCTTCCCTGTAATATACGCGCCCCTATGAGGATATTGCATGAGTAGATTTAGATTGTATAATAAGCTCATATTATGAGCATAGACAGAGATCCGTGCGAAGTTTTAAAGGATTCGGTTAAAGACCCTGAAAATGGGGAGTACTTACATTCTTGTGGCAGCATAGTCCAAGGTAAGTTGGTTTATTTATCGATTTTAGGTCGATATGGCCTGAACTCGGCAGGTCAAGGAGAGGTAGTTAACGTAGTTCAGGCGTGCTGCCCGCCGTGCGGTATAGAACCCAGCACCTACGGCAGTATCAAACCAGAAGATACACCTACTGCTCGTGATGATGATGTGGTTGAAGGTATTTAGTTCGGATACAATCAACTCCTTATACTGCGAGTAGTTGAGGTCTTTGCTGACTAAGCACCACTAGATAAACAGCCTAACACTCAAGTTACTTATCTGGTGGTGCCAGGGGAGGGATTTGAACCCCCGAAGGCATAAAGCCGTCTGATTTACAGTCAGATGCGTTTGACCACTTCGCTACCCTGGCTAATTTAAGTGAGAGCTCGAAGGTAGATAACCTACCAACTTTCACTATTGAACTCTACTACATTTAACTTATACATGAAATAAGTATGGAGCCACCTGTCGGATTCGAACCGACGACCTACGGTTTACAAAACCGTTGCTCTAGCCAGCTGAGCTAAGGTGGCAGGTAGTTTTATCATTATAGCTCCCGGCTGGCGATTATTAAAGCATGTCCGGCACTTACCTGGCTTGCTGTCGGCTAACTTCTTGCATATCACCGGTAACTCCCGTAGAATATTACTTTGAAGTTTATCAGAGGTTTATCAAATGGCTAAGAAAAAGGGTGCACGGCGGATTATCGCGATGGAATGTATCGAATCCGGACACCGCAGCTACACTACAACTAAGAATTTCCAGAATACGGAAGACCGTTTAGAACTGCGGAAGTTTAACCCTATGCTGCGTCGCCATACGATCTATCGCGAGTCAAAGAAGAAGCTACATTAGAAACCAAGCATACAGGTAAAGGAACTGCCATCGGAGGCAGTTCCTTTACTATTCAGGTGTATTATAGCATATTCATACAATGATTAATAGAATTGTCAAAAAATGCACCAGCAGATACAATGACTTACATTAGTACTAATAATTTAGAATTTATCTAAGGAGAAAGGTGTTAGTTTGAAACCAGACCAAGACGATAGTTCGACATCATTTTGGCAGAATATTAATAACGTTAGAGAAAATGTATGGTTCGCCTTAAGTACCATGTGGAGACTTGATAAGAAGCTATTCATATTCTCTAGCTCCATTTATGCGTTTCAGGGCTTAACCCCAATACTCATCGCATTCTTAACTGGTCAGCTTATCGATTTTACTATAGCTGCCTCTGCGGGCACGGCCGGACTAATGCTGCCGTTATCTATGCTAGCAGCGCTAGCAGCTACCCAAGTATTGTTTTCACACAGCTTTAATATGCAATACTACATAACGATTAGACTCAGAAAAGTCTTCAGTATGTATTTAGCCGAGAAAGTTTTTGATAAGTTCCAACAACTTGATCATAATCATTATGAAGACTCAACATTCAACAAGCTAGCAAATAAGATTACCTATAACGTTAATGTGATTTCACTAGTACCAGAACGTACACTGCAGTTATTAACACGGGTCTTGCAGCTTGTGGCTACCACGCTCGCTATTATAGTATTGAGCCCGTCAATAGTTCTGCTGCTGTTTGTTAGCATCATACCGCTTGTCGTTACTCTCATGAAAACAGCTCGAGCTCGATGGCAGGTATGGGACTGGATAGATAACGAATTGCGCTTGCGCAACTATTTGGGCCGTACGCTCCAGAATGTTGATGAAGTGAACGAACTAAAGATTTTTAAGCTCTCAACATACTTTCGAGCTTTATGGCGGAAATACTATAGTCGTACCGAAGACGCCCGGATCGATGTCGAGCGTCATTCTCAGAAACGACTGCTAGGTTCGAGCGTCTTTGAGGGCCTGATTCAGTTTGGAATCGGTGCTATTCTGTTGCTACGAGTAGTTCGGAACGCCGCCTTCTCGCTCGGGGACTTCGAATTCTATAGACGATTGGTAGCTGACTTCTCGAATGCTAGCGGCCAGATGGCAAGCGGGTTTCAGTCATTAAGCGAATCAAATCTTTTTTTGCACGACTATCGTGATTTCATAGCACTCAAGCCTCAAGTCAAACATTCCAAAAAACCAACTCATATTAATGAGAAGGTGACACCAAGAATTGAGTTTCGTGATGTCGGCTTTAAGTATCCAAAATCAAATAAGTATGTCCTGCGTCACTTAAACATGATCATTGAGCCGGGTGATGACATTGCGCTGGTAGGAGCTAATGGAGCCGGCAAAACTACCATCATTAAGCTTTTAATGCGGTTTTATGACGTGAGTGAGGGCGAGATATTAGTAGACAATATCAATATTCGTGATACCGACATTTCACAATGGTATAAGCAGGTCGGGGCTTTATTTCAACAATTCAACAAGTACCCCTACCTCAAGGTAAAACGTAGTATCGGTGTTGGAGATGTGGCGCGTGTAGATGATATCGAAGGTATACAAGCGGCCAGCGAAAAGGCTGGCGCACATGCATATATAGATAAACTTCCCCATAAATACGATACCGTTCTGACTAAAGTATTTGACGATGGCACCGATTTATCAGGAGGGGAGTGGCAGAGAGTCGCCTTGGCGCGAGCTTTCTTCCGGGATGCAAATATCTTAATCTTAGATGAACCGACAAGTGCCGTTGATGCGAAGGCAGAGTATGAGATATTTGAGCGAATTAACGCTACTCAAAAGGAGAAGACGACCATTATTATTTCTCATCGCTTCTCTACGGTTCGAAATGCCGATAAGATATACGTGATAGATGATGGTAAGATTGTTGAGGCGGGTAGTCACGAGGAGTTGATGAAGCAATCGGGTATGTATCACGAGCTGTTCGAGACACAAGCTCAGGGCTACAGGTAGGACAGTTAGTCTCGAGGGTACTGCTAGTCATGTTTAAGAGCAGAGGAATAATTATGCGTTATCCTAAAACACCAAAGCGTCCGGCAGTAGACAAGCTGCACGGTCGTGAAGTCACGGATGATTACCGCTGGCTGGAGAAGGCCGACAGCTCTGAGGTCTTGTCCTGGGTAAAACAGCAGAACGAGTTAACCCAAGAATATTTCAGCTCTACGGTGGTGGAGGAGATATATGAAGAGTTGCTCCAAGAGCACGATGTCTTTTCGCGCGGTGTACCTTACCGCTGCGGCGTACGTTACTACTGGTATGAGCGTCAGCCCGGTCAGCAGCACCCGGTACTTTTTTCTGCGCTAGACCCGCGCGATGAGACTGATAAGCAGGTGGTGTTTGATGTCAATCTATTTAGTGAGGACGGCTCGATTGCAGCTACTTTCTTTCAGTTGTCACGAAATGGCCGCTCCGCCGTTTATGCCCTGCAGGAGAAGGGCAGTGAGTACGATCGGGTCTTTATCCGTGACTTAGTTAGTGGTGAGGATGCGGAGTTTTATCATGGTCGTGTCTTCTCTATGGACTGGTGCGAGGATGAACGCGGTTTTTACTATATGTGCAGCAACTATCAAGCCCAGGGCGGAGATGAAACCGATGAGTCACACTATCAACAGATTTACTACCATCGCTTAGGCGAGCCACGCGGAGACGACAAGCTTATCTTTGACGCTCACTCTCAACAACTACCTAAAGACGCCTGGTTGGATGCCCACGATTCACAGGATGGTCGCTATGTAGCCATCAATGCCGGGGTTGGCTGGAGCGAACAGCACGTGTTTTTGCATGATAGAGAATCAGCTACGACCGTAGAATTACTGCCAGAGCTTGATGCTCGATCTTCGCTTGTACTACTGGACAACTATATTTACCTTGATACCGATTATCGAGCTAATAACCGCCGTCTGCTTCGCCTCCCGGTTGAAGAGGCTGGCGCTAGGATTGAGGAGTGGGAGGAATTTGTACCTGAAGACTCCAGCCGCCTATTAGATGACTGGACTGTTACGCAAGATGAGATCCTGCTCTGCTATACCCATAATGCGGTCGATCAGGTCGAGCGAGTTAAAAGAAGTGACGGTGAGAAGATCGGCAGCCTAGACATTCCGTCCTTATCAAGTATCGGCTCTCTCGCTACACACCGTGACGATAGCGACTTTTACTATTCCGTCACTACATTTTTTACTCCTAGCACCGAGTATCTTTTTAATTCTAAAGCTCAAACCTCTGAACTATTCTACGCTGATCCGCGCAGTTTGGACGCAAGTAGATATGTAGCCGAACAGCGTTGGTACACTTCAAAGGATGGCACACAGGTACCTCTCTTCTTTGTGGCACCAAAAGATTATCAAAATCGAACTGACAATCCGGTACTACTTACCGGTTACGGCGGCTTTGCTACCAGTATAAACCCCAACTATGTCGGCTCACTGAAGCCATGGCTGGAGCGCAGCGGTATCATCGTCGAGCCAAATCTACGTGGTGGCGGGGAGTTTGGTGAGGAGTGGCACCAGGCTGGTATGCGGGCTAATAAGCAGAATACCTTTGATGATTTCATCGCTGCTGCAGAGTACCTGATCGATGCCGGGGTTACTCAGCCTGAGCGTTTAATTATCGAAGGTGGTAGCAATGGCGGCTTATTGATAGGTGCAGTAATCACCCAGCGACCTGATCTCTTTCGAGCGGCTGTCTGTGCAGTGCCTTTGCTTGATATGTATCGCTACCATAAGTTTTTACTGGCGCACCGCTGGACTCATGAGTACGGTCATCCGGATAAGAAAACCGAGTTTAACTGGCTGAGTGGATATAGCCCATATCATCAAGTGGATGATAAACAGCTGTATCCCAGTCTGTTCCTAACTGCCGGAATTAACGATAGTCGGGTGCATCCGCTACATGCTTGGAAGATGGCAGCTAAGCTGCAGAATGGTCATTCCGATAACTTCGTACTACTTAAAACCGATATGGCCGCCGGCCACGGTTCGGGTAGAGGTTTCTATCAGGCGGTCCGCGATGCAGCGGAAGAAACAGCCTTCATGATAGATCAAGCCCGCCTTAAGGGCGCTGAGGATTTGAAATAACGGCACATATTCGTGATAATGAGGTGATGGCTATAGGGGTGTAGCTCAGCTGGCTAGAGCGTCGGTCTCCAAAACCGAAGGCCGCGGGTTCGATTCCTGCCACCCCTGCCAAATATTAGAACCAGGCACATTTTGTGTCTTTTTCTTTGCTTGTGCGATGGCTCTAAAGGGGTCGTTTAGTATATAAGACAATCTCTTATCATTTAGTTCAACGTTCGATATTAAGTACTCCAAAAGCTTCTGTTTAAGCTCATAGTTCGAACATTCAAAAAGCTCTGAGGCTCGTTGAGCCAAATCCAACAGATATGAAGCAGTTACTTGAAAGCTTTTGTTATCTTTAGCTAGACGCTTGAGTCTGTCGTTTAGTATTTGCTGTTTACGCTCAAACTCATTGGCGATTTCGTCATGCCTCTGCTGAGTAATACGTCCATCTAATCGGTCGTAGTATAGTGTCTTTAACTTTTCTTTAAGTACGTCATACTCACGGCGCGTTTGGTCTATGCTCTGTGAGAAATAGAGTTGCTGATTTTCGTGTCGCTTCTTAAGCTCTATTATGACTTGCGGTATGAAGTGCTCTGGTATTGTGATGCTCGCTATATCTTTGCTCACACCATCGATTACCAAAGATTCTGCCGTATTAGGATTCCCGCAACTATTCTGTCCTGAGCCACTACATCTCATATAGACTTGCTTTCTTCCCCAATATGAAGATACCGCACGTCCACACCTACCGCATTTGACCAATTTCTTAAACGTAAACCACTCTGAGTTATGTTTTGTCATATCGTGTTTGCGCTGGTCTTTTACTTCCATGCATTTATTGTATAGCTCTCTGCTGATTAGGGGCTCATATATATGAGGGTAATACCGTCCACTGTGTTTCATTACTCCGTAATAGAACGTGTTGGTAAGTATTCTTTCTATATAGGACTTGCCAGGTGGTACAGCCTTGCTAGTAGTACCTATAAACCCGTCATTGGCTAACTGTTTAGCTATAACCTCATATGGTATACCCATAGAACGTAGCTCAAATGCCTTAACAATATACGGTGCTCTTATTTCGTCTACTACTATAGTCGTATTTTTGTCGTCTTGTCTGACGTTTTTGTAGCCTATAGGGGCTCGGTGAACCCATATGCCGTCTCCTAACATCTGCTCGAATCGACGCTTAACATTATCACTAATTGCATCGGAATAGTACTTAGCCAGTGCCATGCCAATCCCAAGCCTAAACCAGTCTGCAGCCGACGAGGTATGATTTATTATTAAGCTATCGTGCGGGAAGTGAAGTTCTATCTTACCTTCTTTAACTAACTGCTGAAGAGCTTTTACTTGTTCTTGGCTTGAATCACGAGTGAAACGGTCGATCTTATCAAACACAACCCAACAATATTCTTGCAAAGACTTGATGTGTTCTGTTAGCTCATTGAATTTTGAACGGTCGTCTTTATGGGCACTTTCATCAAACTCATAGTACTCGTACTCTAGTTTGCATTGTTCTGCATACCTTTCTAACCGTACCTTCTGAGCTGGCAACGCAACACGTTGCTCCTCGTTTGATACCCTTGCGATTAAAATTAGTTTAGTGTCCATAATCTACTCCTTATATCTTACCATAACTTAACAGTATGTTTAACTAGTTTTTATACTATCTGACCCATGTGAGTTGGCTCGAAATGCTCTAAAGATTGACTTATGTGCTGGAAATATTTGAAGCGATGAGACTGAGGTTTTTTCAATAATGGCTTAATACTGTACCAGGCGTCTTTACCGTAACAAGACTCCAGAACATTCCTTAACTCACGTATACCGACCTGACCAGCTATAAGCAGACCGCTAACTACTGCTAATGTCGTTCGAGGTGTAGCGTTAGGGTTTTCTTCTGCTACGTTCTGCAATAGTTCATACGGTTGCTCTAAGTCTAGTGCTAACATATCGACTGAAGCTGTCAATTTCTCCCAGTGCTTTACTAAAAGTTGTTGGCATAGTTTCGACTTAAAAAGGGACTCTAATGTCCACTCTTCTAAGTTTGTAAACGCCCTTTTAATAGAAGCTCTACCTACAAGCCTTACTTCATATCGAAATATTTCAAGAGGACTTAGTTTTTGTAGCCTTTCCAGCAGACTTATCTGAATAACGCTGTCTTTTTCAAATGCACGTTTTTCACTTAGTTTTGCTTTGCGTAGGTCTGCCAATTTATCGTAGAAAGCTATGTCTAGTGAATTGCAGTGTATATGTACTACATGACCGTCTCGAAAGTCTGTTTTCTGCAAATCATAAACCTTACTTACGTCCAGTTTACTGATAGTGGTAAGTACGGTCTGGCAGGCTGTGTAGTTACGAAATACTACGTTCTTGGACGGGTGCCAGACGCTTACATTAGCGGTCGCAAGTTGTTTTTCAGAAAACATATGCCCTGTAAGTTCACACAGCTTTTCTTGAAGAACTAACAATAATTCCGTGTAGTGTACATCAGTAAGCTCATTAAAGTTATTGCCGAAAACAATTTTTGGTGCCGAAAACTCTATAGCTAGTTGGTACATCACTCCCGCCTTACTCGGTCGTTTATGCATGGTAAGACGGGGCATGTATTTGTCTGCTTTAGCGTAAGACTTTGAAGGATTGAGTGTCGCCTTACCATAATTAAGACTCTGCACAAGTTCGTCGATAGTGGGCACAAATCTAGAGCCATCAAGCTCTAAAGGGTTATTTATAGCTACGAGTAGTTTTATCGTGTCTACCATGGGAAGAATTCCTGTAGTCAATGCACTTTTCTCTATAGCATTCATCATCTTCGCAAACAGAGTTGAGGAGGTACTTCATATCTTCATATAGTTCTTCCATTTCAGTGTGACCGATTCGTAAAAGGTACTCCTCCGTAGACTTTCTCAAACAGCCCTTGCATAGCTTACACACAACCACTCTTTCATGATTCTTATTGTCGGTACTCACAACTATTTACCTCCTTGTTTTACTGCATTTCTTTTCAAGCATGCTTGAGCGATGCCCTTCTTGACTGCTTCTGAACGAATGCGATGTTCGTCTTTTGCTACTATTTCTAAAATTGCTTTTATCATTTCACTTCTTGGGTATTTCATTGCCATCTCCTGATTTATTACGTTGCTTTTGTGCGAGGTCCATTTGAATGAGCACGTCAAGAAATCCAGTCAGAGTGGCGACCGACTCATCGCTCAGTACCCCATCAACGTCACTAGTAGCGACGTCTGAATTCTGTATTCGTTCTGACGGTTCTTGATTGTTAGTCATTAAAATAGCCTCATGCTATGAGACTATTACGCATCTATAAATGTTTGTTTGGAGGCTCAGCAGAACTCTAGATTAAGTACTGCTTCTCATTAGAACTCACTGTTTCTCGTAATCAGTGATGTTAAAAGATTTATGATTTTCTTCATTGAATTCTATATTGCTAATAGAGGGGCGGAACATAATTTTGCCAGATCCTGTTCGTGGAAAAAATATATCTTTAAGAACTCCCGTTATACCCATATCTCTAAGTGCTGAGGAAATTTGTCGAGACGTCACACCTTTTACCGTCGAAACTGTATTTGGATTTTCAAAAGCCACTTGAAGAAGCTTGTCTGCAGGTGAATCAAGCTGTGGCTTGGCTAATACAATTTTATCGTTTAGTAGTAACTTTCCGCCCATTGGGTTATATCTTAGCCAATATTTCGGACTAGCATTGTACTCCCGTTCAGTAACCGCTTTACGCATAGTTTGAATCTTTTTATCTTCGAGCTTGTTTATAAAGTCCTCTAGCGTGAATAGTCGT
Above is a genomic segment from Candidatus Saccharimonadales bacterium containing:
- the rpmG gene encoding 50S ribosomal protein L33 — encoded protein: MAKKKGARRIIAMECIESGHRSYTTTKNFQNTEDRLELRKFNPMLRRHTIYRESKKKLH
- a CDS encoding ABC transporter ATP-binding protein, whose amino-acid sequence is MWRLDKKLFIFSSSIYAFQGLTPILIAFLTGQLIDFTIAASAGTAGLMLPLSMLAALAATQVLFSHSFNMQYYITIRLRKVFSMYLAEKVFDKFQQLDHNHYEDSTFNKLANKITYNVNVISLVPERTLQLLTRVLQLVATTLAIIVLSPSIVLLLFVSIIPLVVTLMKTARARWQVWDWIDNELRLRNYLGRTLQNVDEVNELKIFKLSTYFRALWRKYYSRTEDARIDVERHSQKRLLGSSVFEGLIQFGIGAILLLRVVRNAAFSLGDFEFYRRLVADFSNASGQMASGFQSLSESNLFLHDYRDFIALKPQVKHSKKPTHINEKVTPRIEFRDVGFKYPKSNKYVLRHLNMIIEPGDDIALVGANGAGKTTIIKLLMRFYDVSEGEILVDNINIRDTDISQWYKQVGALFQQFNKYPYLKVKRSIGVGDVARVDDIEGIQAASEKAGAHAYIDKLPHKYDTVLTKVFDDGTDLSGGEWQRVALARAFFRDANILILDEPTSAVDAKAEYEIFERINATQKEKTTIIISHRFSTVRNADKIYVIDDGKIVEAGSHEELMKQSGMYHELFETQAQGYR
- a CDS encoding prolyl oligopeptidase family serine peptidase; its protein translation is MRYPKTPKRPAVDKLHGREVTDDYRWLEKADSSEVLSWVKQQNELTQEYFSSTVVEEIYEELLQEHDVFSRGVPYRCGVRYYWYERQPGQQHPVLFSALDPRDETDKQVVFDVNLFSEDGSIAATFFQLSRNGRSAVYALQEKGSEYDRVFIRDLVSGEDAEFYHGRVFSMDWCEDERGFYYMCSNYQAQGGDETDESHYQQIYYHRLGEPRGDDKLIFDAHSQQLPKDAWLDAHDSQDGRYVAINAGVGWSEQHVFLHDRESATTVELLPELDARSSLVLLDNYIYLDTDYRANNRRLLRLPVEEAGARIEEWEEFVPEDSSRLLDDWTVTQDEILLCYTHNAVDQVERVKRSDGEKIGSLDIPSLSSIGSLATHRDDSDFYYSVTTFFTPSTEYLFNSKAQTSELFYADPRSLDASRYVAEQRWYTSKDGTQVPLFFVAPKDYQNRTDNPVLLTGYGGFATSINPNYVGSLKPWLERSGIIVEPNLRGGGEFGEEWHQAGMRANKQNTFDDFIAAAEYLIDAGVTQPERLIIEGGSNGGLLIGAVITQRPDLFRAAVCAVPLLDMYRYHKFLLAHRWTHEYGHPDKKTEFNWLSGYSPYHQVDDKQLYPSLFLTAGINDSRVHPLHAWKMAAKLQNGHSDNFVLLKTDMAAGHGSGRGFYQAVRDAAEETAFMIDQARLKGAEDLK